One Peptostreptococcus equinus genomic window carries:
- a CDS encoding FAD-dependent oxidoreductase: protein MKDNFSVKLIDIIDEGNKRATYIFDKPSDFNWDEGSHISLGLEDCFIDGKRNKARVREFSIATTIDEDKVVISTRLDSSESEYKKLLSQMKIGDSCSIFGCGSRMKLRRENKNVVLISMGVGMATMRPLITSYLKNQEGIGSMTNIVVNKSNDYLYKKELLDSPKKNFKNICYTGRQQYKENLMKDDFGQAVYYIVGSNAFLKDSVNLLREKGVAVEDIMIDKERTKLESYYDANSYENMQVKNYSATSASFIPLAFAMGGCSCGGNCTCK from the coding sequence ATGAAAGATAATTTTTCTGTTAAGTTAATAGATATAATTGATGAAGGAAACAAAAGAGCTACTTATATATTCGACAAACCTAGTGATTTTAATTGGGATGAAGGAAGCCATATCTCTCTCGGTTTAGAAGATTGTTTTATAGATGGAAAGAGAAATAAAGCTAGGGTTAGAGAATTTTCTATTGCAACTACTATTGATGAAGATAAGGTTGTAATATCTACTAGATTAGATAGTAGTGAATCTGAATACAAGAAACTTTTATCACAGATGAAAATAGGGGATTCTTGCAGTATTTTTGGATGTGGTTCAAGGATGAAGTTGAGAAGAGAGAATAAAAATGTTGTTCTTATTTCTATGGGTGTAGGAATGGCGACAATGAGACCCTTAATAACATCTTATTTAAAAAATCAAGAAGGAATAGGATCTATGACAAATATTGTGGTGAATAAATCAAATGATTATTTATATAAGAAGGAACTCTTGGACTCTCCAAAAAAGAATTTTAAAAACATATGTTATACAGGCAGACAACAGTATAAAGAAAATTTAATGAAAGATGATTTTGGACAGGCAGTTTATTATATTGTAGGAAGTAACGCATTTTTAAAAGATAGTGTAAATCTACTTCGAGAAAAGGGAGTAGCTGTTGAAGATATTATGATAGACAAAGAAAGAACAAAGCTTGAATCATACTATGATGCAAATAGCTATGAAAATATGCAAGTGAAAAATTATAGTGCAACATCAGCATCATTTATACCATTGGCGTTTGCTATGGGTGGTTGCTCGTGTGGTGGAAATTGTACATGTAAATAA
- a CDS encoding sugar phosphate nucleotidyltransferase has product MKAIILAAGMGTRLRPLTEDRPKSLVEVSGEAMTERQIRFLKEKGIHDITLVVGYKKEYFDYLVEKYGVKTVFNDKFDIYNNIYSMYLVRDILPESYVLEGDVYMNENIIDENVNRSTYFSSYKDNFQNEWKLVINDNHKLERIDICDGHGYIMCGVSYWAENEGKYIKNELDKLESIKDFENMYWDDIVRNNVNQLDIHIKALNENDLMEIDSISDLEKVEAFLEKNK; this is encoded by the coding sequence ATGAAAGCAATCATATTAGCAGCAGGTATGGGTACAAGACTTAGACCCTTAACAGAAGATAGACCAAAATCTCTTGTAGAGGTTTCAGGTGAGGCTATGACAGAAAGGCAAATTAGATTTTTAAAAGAAAAAGGAATCCATGATATAACTCTAGTAGTTGGTTACAAGAAGGAGTATTTTGATTATTTGGTGGAAAAATATGGTGTAAAGACAGTTTTTAATGATAAATTTGATATTTACAATAATATTTACTCAATGTATTTAGTAAGAGATATATTACCTGAATCTTACGTATTAGAAGGTGATGTATACATGAACGAAAATATAATTGATGAAAATGTAAATCGTTCAACATATTTTTCATCATATAAAGATAATTTTCAAAATGAATGGAAATTGGTGATCAATGATAATCATAAACTTGAAAGAATAGATATATGTGATGGTCATGGTTATATTATGTGTGGAGTTTCTTATTGGGCTGAAAATGAAGGAAAATATATAAAAAATGAGTTAGATAAGCTTGAAAGTATAAAAGACTTTGAAAATATGTATTGGGACGATATAGTTAGGAATAATGTGAATCAATTAGATATACATATTAAAGCCTTAAATGAAAATGATCTTATGGAGATTGATAGTATAAGTGATTTAGAAAAAGTAGAAGCTTTCTTAGAAAAAAATAAATAA
- a CDS encoding DMT family transporter, with protein sequence MKKNYRNNIKFGVTSGLSSGILWGLDTVITGIILTMYSFVSDVQVIAIAPIVAAFLHDLSSAFWMTLVSVFKKDFFNTIKLIKTRSGRFVALAAIFGGPVGMMAYMFAISNIGPGYTAAISAVYPAAGAFFGYIFLKDKLSIKGWIGLSMSILSIIILGYSPGDADVKNFAFGFIAALITILGWSLESVICAYGMKDDIMPMEALTIRQVTSALIYLVIVVVFIKGGSLSYHVLTTKTMLYILITALIGTCSYIFYYSAIDSIGPVKATGLNITYSIWAIIFSLVIFGGDLSFKLVFCSILIIIGSVLVSKDQAQ encoded by the coding sequence ATGAAAAAAAATTATAGAAACAATATAAAATTTGGAGTAACATCAGGTTTATCTTCTGGTATACTCTGGGGGCTAGATACTGTGATAACAGGTATTATTTTAACAATGTATTCTTTTGTATCAGATGTCCAGGTAATAGCAATTGCTCCGATTGTAGCTGCATTTTTACATGACTTGTCCTCAGCATTTTGGATGACTTTAGTGTCAGTGTTTAAGAAAGATTTTTTTAATACAATTAAGTTAATAAAGACTAGAAGCGGAAGATTCGTTGCCTTGGCAGCAATATTTGGTGGTCCAGTTGGCATGATGGCATATATGTTTGCTATCTCAAACATAGGTCCCGGATATACTGCTGCAATTTCAGCTGTATATCCAGCTGCAGGAGCATTTTTTGGATATATATTTTTAAAAGATAAACTATCAATTAAAGGATGGATTGGTCTTTCCATGAGTATTTTATCAATAATAATTTTAGGTTATAGTCCAGGAGATGCCGATGTTAAAAATTTTGCTTTCGGTTTTATAGCGGCCTTAATAACTATTTTAGGATGGTCTTTGGAAAGTGTTATTTGTGCATATGGTATGAAAGATGATATAATGCCTATGGAAGCATTAACTATAAGACAGGTTACTTCAGCATTGATATACTTGGTAATTGTGGTTGTATTTATAAAAGGTGGGAGTCTATCTTATCATGTATTAACTACAAAAACTATGCTATATATTTTGATAACTGCATTAATAGGAACTTGTTCTTATATTTTTTATTACAGTGCAATTGATTCAATTGGGCCGGTTAAAGCCACTGGATTAAATATCACTTATTCTATTTGGGCAATAATTTTCTCATTGGTGATATTTGGTGGAGATTTGAGTTTTAAATTGGTATTTTGCTCAATATTGATTATAATTGGCTCTGTATTGGTATCAAAAGACCAAGCACAATAA
- a CDS encoding phosphocholine cytidylyltransferase/choline kinase family protein has protein sequence MSKLFDILLLINNNDKVTQRFLADESGISLGGVNSIVKNLEEQNYIKKNQISKSDYSLTNQGMEVLERFVIENQNRRIRLEDSSKSQVVSQAVILAAGETVFGKPAGFLKMDQESVIGRMISILEERQIDDIIIVAGYKKEYYLELAKTNPKVRVVVNDRYKHTGTMYSIFLCKDFIKNDFILLKDNLIYQDRAVRKLIAHDEHTSMLITSESGSGQEAFVEIRDNRVYKLAKDRHQFNKIDGELVGLTKISFYYFNKMLKQFEYNKNPYINYEYTLMDVGREYKVGYIKLDDLVWYEIATHKNLKKARGQIYSSILRRDDLKKQDKLKDELVRELDINKDDIKSIESAGGMTNKNYKVDINGEMFILRIAGAGTEKMISRINEKNNSIIGSILGLNTDTLYFNEETGVKVSKFIENAETLNPTTAKKENNMEIVASLLKKLHFSCVDFDNEFNVFREIEKYEALIKEVNGRYYDEDEYPIIREKVMALEDELEKIGKDYYTCHNDTVAENFIKGDDRNYLIDWEYAGMNDPMWDIAGHIIECDFNEDEEELFKNKYFSIDYDLKKGSEKPSQVQEEKILLFKICQDFLWAIWTVYKEARGVHFGDYGLMRYERSKNNLEKFYNKYM, from the coding sequence ATGAGTAAGTTATTTGATATACTTTTATTGATAAATAACAATGATAAAGTAACACAAAGATTTTTAGCTGATGAATCAGGAATATCCTTGGGAGGAGTAAATTCTATAGTAAAAAATTTAGAAGAACAAAATTATATCAAAAAAAATCAGATTAGTAAATCTGACTATAGCCTTACAAATCAAGGTATGGAAGTATTGGAAAGATTTGTAATAGAAAATCAAAATAGAAGGATTAGATTGGAAGATTCTAGTAAATCTCAGGTTGTAAGTCAGGCTGTAATACTTGCTGCTGGTGAAACTGTTTTCGGAAAACCTGCTGGTTTTCTAAAGATGGACCAAGAAAGCGTTATTGGTAGGATGATTTCTATTTTAGAAGAGAGACAGATAGATGATATAATTATTGTTGCTGGTTATAAAAAGGAGTATTATTTAGAATTAGCTAAAACTAATCCTAAAGTAAGAGTTGTTGTAAATGACAGATACAAGCATACTGGCACAATGTATTCAATTTTCTTGTGTAAAGATTTTATAAAAAATGATTTTATTTTGCTGAAAGATAATCTTATTTATCAAGATAGAGCTGTAAGAAAACTTATAGCTCACGATGAACATACCTCAATGCTTATTACTTCCGAAAGTGGTTCTGGACAGGAAGCTTTTGTAGAAATTAGAGATAATAGAGTATATAAATTAGCAAAAGATAGGCACCAATTCAATAAAATTGATGGTGAGTTGGTAGGACTTACAAAAATATCTTTTTATTACTTTAATAAGATGCTAAAACAATTTGAATATAATAAGAATCCATACATAAATTATGAATATACACTTATGGATGTAGGTAGAGAATATAAGGTTGGTTATATAAAATTAGATGATTTAGTATGGTATGAGATTGCCACACATAAAAATTTGAAGAAGGCTAGAGGACAGATATATTCTTCTATACTTAGAAGAGACGATCTTAAAAAACAAGATAAATTGAAGGATGAATTAGTCAGAGAGTTAGATATTAATAAAGATGATATTAAATCTATAGAATCTGCAGGTGGAATGACAAATAAAAATTACAAGGTTGACATAAATGGAGAGATGTTTATTCTCAGAATAGCAGGGGCAGGAACTGAGAAGATGATTAGTAGAATTAATGAGAAAAATAACTCTATAATAGGAAGCATTTTAGGTTTAAATACTGATACATTGTATTTTAATGAAGAGACGGGTGTAAAGGTGAGTAAGTTTATAGAAAATGCAGAAACTTTAAATCCTACTACAGCAAAAAAAGAGAATAATATGGAGATTGTTGCTAGTCTACTTAAAAAACTGCATTTTTCATGTGTCGATTTTGACAATGAGTTTAATGTATTTAGAGAAATTGAAAAATATGAAGCTTTAATAAAAGAAGTAAATGGAAGGTACTATGATGAAGATGAGTATCCAATTATAAGGGAAAAAGTAATGGCTTTAGAAGATGAATTAGAAAAAATTGGTAAAGACTATTATACTTGTCATAATGATACTGTTGCGGAAAATTTTATAAAGGGTGACGATAGAAATTATCTAATAGATTGGGAATATGCTGGAATGAATGATCCTATGTGGGACATTGCAGGTCATATCATTGAATGTGATTTTAATGAAGATGAGGAGGAATTATTTAAAAATAAATATTTTAGCATAGATTACGATCTAAAAAAGGGTAGTGAAAAACCTAGTCAGGTTCAAGAAGAAAAGATATTGCTATTTAAAATATGCCAAGACTTCCTATGGGCTATTTGGACCGTATATAAAGAAGCAAGGGGTGTTCATTTTGGAGACTATGGTCTTATGAGATATGAAAGATCCAAGAATAACTTAGAAAAGTTTTACAATAAGTATATGTAA
- a CDS encoding LicD family protein produces the protein MFKQNVDKIIESNDSELRKLQMVILEILKVIDKICKENNINYWIDAGTLLGAKRHGGFIPWDDDCDICMMREDYNKFQKVIKNELPEGLIFENKNCKNWSQKDVDIQPSFLKIFYLDHFKGFERASGLACRGTFVDIFPMDPVNVDIIDSKLGKILNKVAYFRKSKPQKFRDYFKIFLQKLSIEELWINKCSKLDKYGKADYIVYGVDTPFLDRKYMQKKDTIFPLSNIAFEGIQVSCPNKVEDYLEKMYGDYMKLPSQEERIPHILNLRI, from the coding sequence ATGTTTAAGCAAAATGTTGACAAAATAATAGAGTCTAATGATAGTGAACTTAGAAAATTACAAATGGTTATTCTTGAAATTTTGAAGGTTATCGACAAAATATGCAAGGAAAATAATATTAATTATTGGATTGATGCGGGAACACTTTTGGGTGCAAAAAGACATGGGGGTTTTATACCATGGGATGACGATTGTGATATATGTATGATGAGAGAAGATTATAACAAATTTCAGAAGGTTATAAAAAATGAACTTCCAGAGGGGTTGATTTTTGAAAATAAAAATTGTAAAAATTGGTCACAAAAAGATGTTGATATACAGCCTTCTTTCTTAAAAATATTTTATTTAGATCACTTTAAAGGATTTGAAAGGGCATCAGGACTGGCTTGTAGAGGAACCTTTGTAGATATATTTCCAATGGATCCTGTAAATGTAGATATAATTGATTCTAAGTTAGGAAAGATTTTAAATAAAGTGGCATATTTTAGAAAATCAAAACCACAAAAATTTAGAGATTATTTTAAGATTTTTTTGCAGAAATTAAGTATAGAAGAGTTATGGATTAATAAATGCTCAAAATTAGATAAGTATGGAAAAGCAGATTATATAGTTTATGGAGTGGATACGCCATTTCTGGATAGAAAATATATGCAAAAAAAAGATACAATTTTTCCACTATCAAACATAGCATTTGAAGGAATACAGGTATCTTGCCCAAATAAAGTTGAGGATTACTTAGAAAAAATGTATGGAGATTATATGAAACTTCCAAGTCAAGAGGAGAGAATACCTCATATTTTGAATCTCAGAATATAA
- a CDS encoding DNA-deoxyinosine glycosylase, with protein MGSFPSVKSRECGYFYGHPQNRFWKVMNALFDEEIKNEIEDKKNFLLKHKIALWDVIASCDIVGSSDSSITNVVANDISNILKESSVEKIFVNGRKSQELYKKYIEKQVGIKAEYLPSTSPANARWTVEKLLREWKTIKDFL; from the coding sequence TTGGGTTCATTCCCGTCAGTAAAATCTAGAGAGTGTGGATATTTTTATGGTCATCCTCAAAATAGATTTTGGAAAGTGATGAATGCATTATTTGATGAAGAAATAAAAAATGAAATAGAAGATAAAAAGAATTTTTTATTAAAGCATAAGATTGCACTATGGGATGTAATAGCATCATGTGATATTGTTGGATCATCGGATTCATCAATAACAAATGTAGTGGCAAATGATATATCTAATATTTTGAAAGAATCATCTGTTGAAAAAATATTTGTTAATGGAAGAAAGTCACAGGAATTATATAAAAAATATATAGAAAAACAAGTCGGTATAAAGGCAGAATACCTGCCATCTACTAGTCCCGCTAACGCAAGATGGACTGTAGAAAAGCTGTTAAGAGAGTGGAAAACTATTAAAGATTTTTTGTAG
- a CDS encoding lantibiotic protection ABC transporter ATP-binding subunit yields the protein MKNIIETKGISKKFKNSSILENVSISVKKGSVYGLLGPNGAGKSTLLKILCGSLKASEGSIIFDGHKFSKYDLKHIGSIIEYPSIYPNLTARENLQILTTMLDLDKSKIDESLKLVNLENTGKKIVKNFSMGMKQRLGIAMALINNPQLLILDEPTNGLDPLGIQEMRELIKSLSAKGITIIISSHILNEIQQVADTIGIIYQGMLCYENVNDKNSKDLEELFLEIIKRKRR from the coding sequence ATGAAAAATATTATTGAAACAAAAGGAATAAGTAAAAAATTTAAAAATTCAAGTATACTAGAAAATGTATCTATCAGTGTGAAAAAAGGAAGTGTATATGGTCTTTTGGGTCCAAATGGAGCAGGTAAATCTACTTTATTAAAAATACTTTGTGGATCATTAAAAGCCAGTGAGGGTTCTATAATTTTTGACGGTCATAAATTTTCAAAATACGATTTAAAACATATTGGCTCTATAATTGAGTATCCATCAATTTATCCAAATCTAACAGCACGTGAAAATTTACAAATACTAACTACTATGCTCGATTTAGATAAAAGTAAAATTGATGAGTCACTTAAATTAGTAAATCTTGAAAATACTGGGAAAAAAATAGTAAAAAATTTTTCTATGGGTATGAAGCAAAGGCTCGGTATAGCAATGGCTCTTATAAATAATCCTCAACTATTGATATTAGACGAACCTACAAATGGACTTGATCCTCTAGGCATTCAAGAAATGAGAGAGTTAATTAAATCCCTATCTGCTAAAGGAATAACCATTATTATATCTAGTCACATACTAAATGAAATTCAGCAAGTAGCTGATACAATTGGAATAATTTATCAAGGTATGTTGTGTTATGAAAATGTTAATGACAAAAATAGCAAAGATCTTGAAGAATTATTCTTGGAAATAATCAAAAGAAAAAGGAGATAA
- a CDS encoding lantibiotic immunity ABC transporter MutE/EpiE family permease subunit: MLIKQIKVEFLKEKRSANRKMLFIVPIIFVIFTYIMSMMMGGNSYGKSFLISAAYNWYPLLILPVVISLYVSNIVKKEKSYNQSFYKSLGLDTSNLFIAKNAVVLFDFFIIICVSTIGFLILSILVNGENIAFPNVIFANFCLFFGILPIISFSFFISKFTNRVVLILINFIVSFPSAIIATKDYWWIFPWGYNLRMIAPILGIHPNGTILVRPNPLYNTNVITIGLILSISIYAILTVIQIFIERKENA, encoded by the coding sequence ATGTTAATAAAACAAATAAAAGTAGAATTTTTAAAAGAAAAAAGATCTGCAAATAGAAAAATGCTTTTTATAGTTCCTATAATATTTGTTATCTTTACATATATTATGTCTATGATGATGGGTGGTAATTCTTATGGCAAGAGCTTCTTGATATCTGCAGCTTACAACTGGTACCCCCTACTTATACTACCTGTTGTTATATCTTTATATGTGTCAAATATAGTAAAAAAAGAAAAATCATATAATCAATCTTTTTATAAAAGTTTAGGTTTAGATACATCGAATTTATTTATAGCAAAGAATGCCGTAGTACTATTTGATTTTTTCATAATAATATGTGTTTCAACGATAGGATTTTTAATTTTGTCAATATTAGTTAATGGTGAAAATATTGCATTTCCTAATGTTATTTTTGCGAATTTTTGTTTATTTTTTGGTATATTGCCTATAATATCTTTTAGTTTTTTTATTTCAAAATTTACAAATAGAGTCGTACTAATCTTAATAAACTTTATCGTAAGCTTTCCTAGTGCTATTATAGCTACTAAAGATTACTGGTGGATTTTCCCTTGGGGATACAATTTAAGAATGATAGCTCCAATACTAGGAATACATCCCAACGGAACTATTTTAGTAAGGCCTAATCCACTGTATAATACTAATGTTATAACAATTGGATTAATACTATCAATTTCAATATATGCAATTCTAACAGTAATACAAATTTTTATAGAAAGGAAAGAAAATGCTTAA
- a CDS encoding response regulator transcription factor, whose protein sequence is MKILAIDDDQDLLNLIKNTLIKSYQVDIENDINSINIEKLNRYDLIILDVMMPNMSGFDFLRKHRFQIDSPVIFLTAKDFEDDRLEGFASGGDDYITKPFSIKELRARVDAHIRREHRKKTNRLSDKNIYCDLIEMSFYVGNNNVPLTSSEYEICKLLLKHKSNTFSKENIYTSVYGYDAIGDSKSSITERVKNIRSKFEKYGVNPIKTVWGIGYKWEIENL, encoded by the coding sequence ATGAAAATATTGGCAATAGATGATGATCAAGACTTATTAAATTTAATTAAAAATACTCTAATTAAATCATACCAAGTAGATATAGAAAACGACATTAACAGTATTAATATCGAAAAGCTAAATCGATATGATTTAATAATACTGGACGTTATGATGCCAAATATGAGTGGATTTGATTTTTTAAGAAAACATAGATTTCAAATAGATTCACCTGTAATATTTTTAACCGCTAAAGATTTTGAGGATGATAGATTAGAGGGATTTGCTTCAGGAGGAGATGACTATATTACAAAGCCATTTTCAATAAAAGAACTTCGTGCTAGAGTTGATGCACATATTAGAAGAGAACACAGGAAAAAGACAAATCGTTTATCTGACAAAAATATTTATTGTGATCTTATCGAAATGTCATTTTATGTAGGAAATAATAATGTTCCTCTGACATCTTCTGAATATGAAATATGTAAGTTATTATTAAAGCATAAATCTAATACATTTTCAAAGGAAAATATTTACACATCTGTATATGGATATGATGCTATAGGAGATAGTAAATCTAGTATTACTGAAAGAGTAAAAAATATTAGATCAAAATTTGAAAAATATGGAGTTAATCCTATTAAAACAGTTTGGGGGATAGGTTATAAATGGGAAATAGAAAATCTTTAG
- a CDS encoding sensor histidine kinase, with translation MGNRKSLAKTLVKYSLLELFYSFIIILVSFFILRLLMINGNIYPANYAENQLPKIVEKTKKSDWKISDLPFYYQYKVISSKEENIHKTQNIDEKYKELISKAINNGKSKTDTLIYPRVFVHIKNNNIDMVVSYKVAAIPNSKELYSIFPNFELIYMGTFFILWVLGFSLLIYRSISIIRKELNKINQTNLYIRNLDLDYPVLNSDYKETDYILSSLNSMSLELKKTLNELWTRQEKEKSMIESLSHDIRTPITLIKGNLELLEEDSMQFNSNTINEKITNIQIGIQRLEKYIEKLKSINFNLHSEEDDVHDSNEKMTLSDKNVIENLISSLNSTAKFNNYNLIVLKKDNSQLLILKEDLYRTLENLLINSIENSSNNKDIYLSFENKKNTYSIYIEDRGPGFSQVDLKNAKSKYYTSKKYVGQTHGLGLHIVDQIAKKYNGKLILENIYNENTIIGARTRLEFNT, from the coding sequence ATGGGAAATAGAAAATCTTTAGCAAAAACATTAGTAAAGTATTCATTGCTTGAATTATTTTATAGTTTTATAATTATTCTCGTATCATTTTTCATACTTAGATTATTAATGATAAATGGAAATATCTATCCTGCAAACTATGCAGAAAATCAACTACCTAAAATTGTAGAAAAAACTAAAAAATCTGATTGGAAAATTAGCGATTTACCTTTCTACTATCAGTATAAAGTAATATCAAGCAAAGAAGAAAACATACATAAAACACAAAATATTGATGAAAAATACAAGGAGCTAATTTCAAAAGCCATCAATAATGGTAAATCTAAAACTGATACACTTATATATCCTAGAGTTTTTGTGCATATAAAAAACAATAACATAGATATGGTTGTTTCCTATAAAGTAGCTGCTATTCCAAACTCCAAGGAACTATATAGTATTTTTCCAAATTTTGAACTAATATATATGGGAACTTTCTTTATTCTTTGGGTACTAGGTTTTTCTCTATTAATATATAGATCAATCTCTATTATACGCAAGGAACTAAATAAAATTAACCAAACCAATCTATACATAAGAAATTTAGATTTAGATTATCCTGTTTTAAATAGTGATTATAAAGAAACTGATTATATATTAAGTTCTTTGAATTCAATGAGTTTAGAGCTAAAAAAGACGCTAAATGAACTCTGGACTAGACAAGAAAAAGAAAAAAGTATGATAGAATCTCTTAGTCATGATATAAGGACGCCTATAACACTAATAAAGGGTAATCTAGAATTACTTGAAGAAGATTCAATGCAATTTAATTCTAATACTATAAATGAAAAAATTACCAATATACAGATTGGCATTCAAAGATTGGAAAAATATATAGAAAAACTAAAGTCAATTAATTTTAACTTGCATAGTGAAGAAGATGATGTACACGATTCAAACGAAAAAATGACACTTAGTGATAAAAATGTTATTGAAAACTTGATAAGTAGCCTTAATTCTACAGCTAAATTTAACAACTATAATTTAATAGTATTAAAAAAAGATAACTCACAGCTACTAATATTAAAAGAAGATTTATACAGAACTTTAGAAAATTTACTAATTAATAGTATAGAGAATTCATCAAATAATAAAGATATTTATTTATCTTTTGAAAATAAAAAAAATACTTATTCAATTTATATTGAAGATCGAGGGCCTGGATTTAGTCAAGTGGATTTAAAAAATGCAAAATCTAAGTACTATACTTCTAAAAAATATGTTGGGCAAACACATGGCTTAGGACTACATATAGTTGACCAAATAGCAAAAAAATATAATGGAAAATTAATTCTTGAAAATATATATAACGAAAATACTATTATAGGTGCTAGGACAAGATTAGAATTTAACACATAA
- a CDS encoding cold-shock protein: MNNGTVKWFNDTKGFGFITGEDGKDLFVHQTAIQGSGFRSLEEGQKVSYDIESDQRGSKAVNVIKL, from the coding sequence ATGAATAATGGAACAGTAAAATGGTTTAACGACACTAAGGGATTTGGATTTATTACAGGAGAAGACGGAAAAGATTTATTCGTACATCAAACTGCTATCCAGGGATCAGGATTTAGAAGCTTAGAAGAAGGACAGAAAGTATCTTATGATATAGAATCTGACCAAAGAGGAAGCAAGGCAGTAAACGTAATAAAGTTATAG
- a CDS encoding DUF4261 domain-containing protein, whose amino-acid sequence MNDKKEELYSKYEVGGPFLIHLLFEEECAMPNPELIEETMNQHLGQIAFFHHDKDMAHFEANEYVAYYENENGPHEFASQLMINGVVPVDSDMKRRLEKTYMWNCSGINDVTEVAKYQVIANDFLAGELDPMTRANLDMDFVEALVDLYPTCIGVWFASCGKLFSRKQIAEHKLSQRDRFIYFAVNVRLFNLKDSSDVLIDTVGMSTLKLPDLQYYFKKMDPNWVSNHAHNILLEMLENNSACDNNHEFGGMVNGKMNDNFKWTSEYAEALAKPDRVVININMGEYSAKK is encoded by the coding sequence ATGAACGATAAAAAAGAAGAATTATATTCAAAATATGAAGTCGGGGGACCATTTTTAATACATTTATTATTCGAAGAAGAATGTGCAATGCCTAATCCTGAACTGATTGAAGAAACTATGAATCAGCATTTAGGACAGATTGCATTTTTCCATCATGATAAAGATATGGCACACTTTGAAGCTAATGAATATGTTGCATATTATGAAAATGAAAATGGACCACACGAATTTGCATCACAGCTAATGATTAATGGGGTTGTACCTGTTGACAGCGATATGAAAAGAAGATTAGAAAAAACATACATGTGGAATTGCTCTGGTATTAATGATGTTACTGAAGTAGCTAAGTATCAAGTAATAGCAAATGACTTTTTAGCAGGAGAGTTAGATCCAATGACAAGAGCAAACTTGGATATGGATTTTGTAGAAGCATTGGTGGATTTATATCCTACTTGCATTGGTGTATGGTTTGCTAGTTGTGGTAAATTATTCTCAAGAAAACAGATTGCAGAACATAAATTATCTCAAAGAGATAGATTTATATACTTTGCTGTAAATGTTAGATTATTTAATTTAAAGGATAGTTCAGATGTACTGATTGATACAGTGGGGATGAGCACTCTAAAGTTGCCAGATTTACAATACTATTTTAAGAAGATGGATCCAAATTGGGTTTCAAATCATGCGCATAATATATTGTTAGAGATGCTTGAAAATAACTCTGCTTGTGATAATAATCACGAATTTGGTGGTATGGTCAATGGAAAGATGAATGACAACTTTAAATGGACTTCAGAATATGCAGAAGCTCTAGCAAAGCCAGATAGAGTAGTGATTAATATAAATATGGGAGAATACTCAGCTAAAAAATAA